One segment of Oreochromis niloticus isolate F11D_XX linkage group LG8, O_niloticus_UMD_NMBU, whole genome shotgun sequence DNA contains the following:
- the LOC100689734 gene encoding mucin-2 isoform X1, which translates to MAQKFIRLSIFWILVALLATSTRAQSSALPTAETTLPSTEYPTTSPNPTATTEDHVTSPNPTATTEDHATSPNPTATTEDHATSPNPTATTEDHATSPNPTETTEDHATSPNPTATTEDHATSPNPTATTEDHATSPNPTATTENQATSPNPTATTENQATSPNPTATTEDHATSPNPTATTEDHATSPNPTATTEDQATSPNPTATTEDHATSPNPTETTENQPTSPNPTATTIDQATSPNPTATTEDHATSPNPTATTEDQATSPNPTATTEDHATSPNPTATTEDHATSPNPTATTENQATSPNPTATTEDQATSPNPTATTEDHATSPNPTATTIDQATSPNPTATTEDHATSPNPTATTEDHATSPNPTATTEDHATSPNPTATTEDHATSPNPTATTEDQATSPNPTATTEDHATSPNPTATTEDQATSPNPTATTEDHATSPNPTATTEDQATSPNPTATTEDHATSPNPTATTEDHATSPNPTATTEDHATSPNPTATTEDHATSPNPTATTEDHATSPNPTATTEDHATSPNPTATTEDQASSPNPTATTEDQASSPNPTATTEDHATSPNPTATTEDQATSPNPTATTEDQATSPNPTATTEDQATSPNPTATTEDHATSPNPTATTEDHATSPNPTATTEDHATSPNPTATTEDHATSPNPTATTEDQATSQNPTATTEDHATSPNPTATTEDQATSPNPTATTEDQATSPNPTATTEDQATSPNPTATTEDHATSPNPTATTEDHATSPNPTATTEDHATSPNPTATTEDHATSPNPTATTEDQATSPNPTATTEDQATSPNPTATTEDHATSPNPTATTEDQATSQNPTATTEDHATSPNPTATTEDHATSPNPTATTEDQATSPNPTATTEDHATSPNPTATTIDQATSPNPTATTEDHATSPNPTATTEDQTSSPNPTATTEDQATSPNPTATTEDHATSPNPTATTEDQATSQNPTATTEDHATSPNPTATTEDQATSQNPTATTEDHATSPNPTATTEDQATSPNPTATTEDHATSPNPTATTEDQATSPNPTATTEDHATSPNPTATTEDHATSPNPTATTEDQATSPNPTATTEDHATSPNPTATTIDQATSPNPTATTEDHATSPNPTATTEDQTSSPNPTATTEDQATSPNPTATTEDHATSPNPTATTEDQTSSPNPTATTEDQTTSPNPTATTEDQTTSPNPTATTEDQTTSPNPTATTEDQATSPNPTATTEDHATSPNPTAATESHATSVNPSSSITADSTTLATAAPTTPKTTVPSTSAPPGPCDSNPCGVGSKCEPRADHTFVCMCLAGDFYNNITQRCENAKVFPGQLKFSDKTYEESMNDSKSDTFKKTADDIIAKLKIVYGDDPTYSGSVVLKLLPSTTRVSRAAPGIIAVVQIIFKASSQIKEDDVINELNNNICENCVLSGASFERTDLCAENPCDAKTSHCTSQDGSYNCTCLEKHFQTDFSDRMCSACPSGSRFKDNTCVKCSFGYSGLECSENWQLILVIVGSVLGGLLLIVFILLPITATISSKKISKNGKDGDMKNPYMNQVFKGFSNLPILSNGAPKLPRATNSTTTNSITNLEMTSNSRQSPLFVDNSSVLYSDQNNTNPYTQARPQNNPYAVNRPQIKPHAQSRGYDNPYYQYDSESDFC; encoded by the exons ATGGCTCAAAAATTCATACGCCTGTCTATCTTTTGGATACTTGTAGCCCTTTTGG CGACTTCAACAAGAGCACAAAGCTCTGCCCTGCCAACAGCAGAGACAACTCTTCCATCAACAGAGTACCCGACTACTTCACCAAATCCTACTGCAACAACAGAGGACCACGTTACTTCACCAAATCCTACTGCAACAACAGAGGACCACGCTACTTCACCAAATCCTACTGCAACAACAGAGGACCACGCTACTTCACCAAATCCTACTGCAACAACAGAGGACCACGCTACTTCACCAAATCCTACTGAAACAACAGAGGACCACGCTACTTCACCAAATCCTACTGCAACAACAGAGGACCACGCTACTTCACCAAATCCTACTGCAACAACAGAAGACCACGCTACTTCACCAAATCCTACTGCAACAACAGAAAACCAGGCTACTTCACCAAATCCTACTGCAACAACAGAAAACCAGGCTACTTCACCAAATCCTACTGCAACAACAGAGGACCACGCTACTTCACCAAATCCTACTGCAACAACAGAGGACCACGCTACTTCACCAAATCCTACTGCAACAACAGAAGACCAGGCTACTTCACCAAATCCTACTGCAACAACAGAAGACCACGCTACTTCACCAAATCCTactgaaacaacagaaaaccagCCTACTTCACCAAATCCTACTGCAACAACAATAGACCAGGCTACTTCACCAAATCCTACTGCAACAACAGAGGACCACGCTACTTCACCAAATCCTACTGCAACAACAGAGGACCAGGCTACTTCACCAAATCCTACTGCAACAACAGAGGACCACGCTACTTCACCAAATCCTACTGCAACAACAGAGGACCACGCTACTTCACCAAATCCTACTGCAACAACAGAAAACCAGGCTACTTCACCAAATCCTACTGCAACAACAGAAGACCAGGCTACTTCACCAAATCCTACTGCAACAACAGAAGACCACGCTACTTCACCAAATCCTACTGCAACAACAATAGACCAGGCTACTTCACCAAATCCTACTGCAACAACAGAGGACCACGCTACTTCACCAAATCCTACTGCAACAACAGAGGACCACGCTACTTCACCAAATCCTACTGCAACAACAGAGGACCACGCTACTTCACCAAATCCTACTGCAACAACAGAGGACCACGCTACTTCACCAAATCCTACTGCAACAACAGAGGACCAGGCTACTTCACCAAATCCTACTGCAACAACAGAGGACCACGCTACTTCACCAAATCCTACTGCAACAACAGAAGACCAGGCTACTTCACCAAATCCTACTGCAACAACAGAGGACCACGCTACTTCACCAAATCCTACTGCAACAACAGAGGACCAGGCTACTTCACCAAATCCTACTGCAACAACAGAGGACCACGCTACTTCACCAAATCCTACTGCAACAACAGAGGACCACGCTACTTCACCAAATCCTACTGCAACAACAGAGGACCACGCTACTTCACCAAATCCTACTGCAACAACAGAAGACCACGCTACTTCACCAAATCCTACTGCAACAACAGAAGACCACGCTACTTCACCAAATCCTACTGCAACAACAGAGGACCACGCTACTTCACCAAATCCTACTGCAACAACAGAGGACCAGGCTAGTTCACCAAATCCTACTGCAACAACAGAGGACCAGGCTAGTTCACCAAATCCTACTGCAACAACAGAGGACCACGCTACTTCACCAAATCCTACTGCAACAACAGAGGACCAGGCTACTTCACCAAATCCTACTGCAACAACAGAAGACCAGGCTACTTCACCAAATCCTACTGCAACAACAGAGGACCAGGCTACTTCACCAAATCCTACTGCAACAACAGAGGACCACGCTACTTCACCAAATCCGACTGCAACAACAGAGGACCACGCTACTTCACCAAATCCTACTGCAACAACAGAGGACCACGCTACTTCACCAAATCCTACTGCAACAACAGAGGACCACGCTACTTCACCAAATCCTACTGCAACAACAGAGGACCAGGCTACTTCACAAAATCCTACTGCAACAACAGAGGACCACGCTACTTCACCAAATCCTACCGCAACAACAGAGGACCAGGCTACTTCACCAAATCCTACTGCAACAACAGAAGACCAGGCTACTTCACCAAATCCTACTGCAACAACAGAGGACCAGGCTACTTCTCCAAATCCTACTGCAACAACAGAGGACCACGCTACTTCACCAAATCCTACTGCAACAACAGAGGACCACGCTACTTCACCAAATCCTACTGCAACAACAGAGGACCACGCTACTTCACCAAATCCTACTGCAACAACAGAGGACCACGCTACTTCACCAAATCCTACTGCAACAACAGAGGACCAGGCTACTTCACCAAATCCTACTGCAACAACAGAGGACCAGGCTACTTCACCAAATCCTACTGCAACAACAGAGGACCACGCTACTTCACCAAATCCTACCGCAACAACAGAGGACCAGGCTACTTCACAAAATCCTACTGCAACAACAGAGGACCACGCTACTTCACCAAATCCTACTGCAACAACAGAGGACCACGCTACTTCACCAAATCCTACTGCAACAACAGAGGACCAGGCTACTTCACCAAATCCTACTGCAACAACAGAGGACCACGCTACTTCACCAAATCCTACTGCAACAACAATAGACCAGGCTACTTCACCAAATCCTACTGCAACAACAGAGGACCACGCTACTTCACCAAATCCTACTGCAACAACAGAGGACCAGACTAGTTCACCAAATCCTACTGCAACAACAGAAGACCAGGCTACTTCACCAAATCCTACTGCAACAACAGAGGACCACGCTACTTCACCAAATCCTACTGCAACAACAGAGGACCAGGCTACTTCACAAAATCCTACTGCAACAACAGAGGACCACGCTACTTCACCAAATCCTACCGCAACAACAGAGGACCAGGCTACTTCACAAAATCCTACTGCAACAACAGAGGACCACGCTACTTCACCAAATCCTACTGCAACAACAGAGGACCAGGCTACTTCACCAAATCCTACTGCAACAACAGAGGACCACGCTACTTCACCAAATCCTACTGCAACAACAGAGGACCAGGCTACTTCACCAAATCCTACCGCAACAACAGAGGACCATGCTACTTCACCAAATCCTACTGCAACAACAGAGGACCACGCTACTTCACCAAATCCTACTGCAACAACAGAGGACCAGGCTACTTCACCAAATCCTACTGCAACAACAGAGGACCACGCTACTTCACCAAATCCTACTGCAACAACAATAGACCAGGCTACTTCACCAAATCCTACTGCAACAACAGAGGACCACGCTACTTCACCAAATCCTACTGCAACAACAGAGGACCAGACTAGTTCACCAAATCCTACTGCAACAACAGAAGACCAGGCTACTTCACCAAATCCTACTGCAACAACAGAGGACCACGCTACTTCACCAAATCCTACTGCAACAACAGAGGACCAGACTAGTTCACCAAATCCTACTGCAACAACAGAGGACCAGACTACTTCACCAAATCCTACTGCAACAACAGAGGACCAGACTACTTCACCAAATCCTACTGCAACAACAGAGGACCAGACTACTTCACCAAATCCTACTGCAACAACAGAGGACCAGGCTACTTCACCAAATCCTACTGCAACAACAGAAGACCACGCTACTTCACCAAATCCTACTGCAGCAACAGAGTCCCATGCTACTTCAGTTAATCCATCTAGTTCAATAACAGCGGATTCAACTACTCTAGCAACAGCAGCCCCAACTACTCCTAAAACAACAGTTCCAAGTACTTCGGCCCCTCCAG GTCCCTGTGATTCAAATCCATGTGGTGTTGGAAGCAAATGTGAACCCCGTGCCGACCACACATTTGTATGTATGTGCCTGGCTGGTGATTTTTACAATAATATCACCCAGAGATGTGAAAATG ccAAAGTTTTCCCTGGACAACTTAAATTCTCTGATAAAACATATGAGGAAAGCATGAATGACTCCAaatcagacacatttaaaaaaactgcaGATGACATTATTGCGAAA CTGAAAATTGTCTATGGAGATGATCCCACTTACTCTGGATCTGTAGTGCTGAAACTCCT GCCAAGCACCACTCGTGTGTCAAGGGCAGCCCCAGGGATCATTGCAGTAGTACAGATCATCTTCAAAGCCAGTTCTCAAATAAAAGAAGATGACGTTATAAACGAATTAAACAACAATATTTGTGAGAACTGTGTGCTGAGTGGGGCATCCTTTGAGA GAACAGACCTGTGTGCTGAAAACCCTTGTGATGCAAAAACTTCACACTGCACATCACAGGATGGATCTTACAACTGTACCTGtttggaaaaacattttcaaacagacTTCAGCGACAGAATGTGCAGTG CTTGTCCCAGTGGGTCCAGATTTAAGGATAATACATGTGTGAA ATGTTCATTTGGTTATTCTGGTTTGGAGTGCAGTGAAA ACTGGCAGCTCATTCTGGTAATTGTGGGCTCTGTTCTTGGGGGACTGCTGCTCATAGTCTTCATTCTTCTACCAATAACTGCTACCAT ATCCTCAAAGAAAATCTCCAAAAACGGCAAAGATGGAGATATGAAAAACCCATACATGAACCAGGTTTTTAAAGGGTTCAGTAACCTGCCAATTCTTTCCAATGGCGCGCCCAAACTCCCACGAGCCAccaactccaccaccaccaacagCATAACCAACCTGGAGATGACTTCAAACAGTCGACAAAGCCCTTTGTTTGTGGATAACAGCTCG GTGTTATACAGTGACCAAAATAACACAAACCCATACACTCAGGCTCGACCTCAGAACAACCCCTACGCTGTGAATCGACCCCAGATCAAACCACACGCTCAGAGCCGAGGCTACGATAACCCTTACTACCAGTACGACAGTGAAAGCGACTTCTGTTAG
- the LOC100689734 gene encoding mucin-2 isoform X3 yields MAQKFIRLSIFWILVALLATSTRAQSSALPTAETTLPSTEYPTTSPNPTATTEDHVTSPNPTATTEDHATSPNPTATTEDHATSPNPTATTEDHATSPNPTETTEDHATSPNPTATTEDHATSPNPTATTEDHATSPNPTATTENQATSPNPTATTENQATSPNPTATTEDHATSPNPTATTEDHATSPNPTATTEDQATSPNPTATTEDHATSPNPTETTENQPTSPNPTATTIDQATSPNPTATTEDHATSPNPTATTEDQATSPNPTATTEDHATSPNPTATTEDHATSPNPTATTENQATSPNPTATTEDQATSPNPTATTEDHATSPNPTATTIDQATSPNPTATTEDHATSPNPTATTEDHATSPNPTATTEDHATSPNPTATTEDHATSPNPTATTEDQATSPNPTATTEDHATSPNPTATTEDQATSPNPTATTEDHATSPNPTATTEDQATSPNPTATTEDHATSPNPTATTEDHATSPNPTATTEDHATSPNPTATTEDHATSPNPTATTEDHATSPNPTATTEDHATSPNPTATTEDQASSPNPTATTEDQASSPNPTATTEDHATSPNPTATTEDQATSPNPTATTEDQATSPNPTATTEDQATSPNPTATTEDHATSPNPTATTEDHATSPNPTATTEDHATSPNPTATTEDHATSPNPTATTEDQATSQNPTATTEDHATSPNPTATTEDQATSPNPTATTEDQATSPNPTATTEDQATSPNPTATTEDHATSPNPTATTEDHATSPNPTATTEDHATSPNPTATTEDHATSPNPTATTEDQATSPNPTATTEDQATSPNPTATTEDHATSPNPTATTEDQATSQNPTATTEDHATSPNPTATTEDHATSPNPTATTEDQATSPNPTATTEDHATSPNPTATTIDQATSPNPTATTEDHATSPNPTATTEDQTSSPNPTATTEDQATSPNPTATTEDHATSPNPTATTEDQATSQNPTATTEDHATSPNPTATTEDQATSQNPTATTEDHATSPNPTATTEDQATSPNPTATTEDHATSPNPTATTEDQATSPNPTATTEDHATSPNPTATTEDHATSPNPTATTEDQATSPNPTATTEDHATSPNPTATTEDHATSPNPTATTEDQTSSPNPTATTEDQATSPNPTATTEDHATSPNPTATTEDQTSSPNPTATTEDQTTSPNPTATTEDQTTSPNPTATTEDQTTSPNPTATTEDQATSPNPTATTEDHATSPNPTAATESHATSVNPSSSITADSTTLATAAPTTPKTTVPSTSAPPGPCDSNPCGVGSKCEPRADHTFVCMCLAGDFYNNITQRCENAKVFPGQLKFSDKTYEESMNDSKSDTFKKTADDIIAKLKIVYGDDPTYSGSVVLKLLPSTTRVSRAAPGIIAVVQIIFKASSQIKEDDVINELNNNICENCVLSGASFERTDLCAENPCDAKTSHCTSQDGSYNCTCLEKHFQTDFSDRMCSACPSGSRFKDNTCVKCSFGYSGLECSENWQLILVIVGSVLGGLLLIVFILLPITATISSKKISKNGKDGDMKNPYMNQVFKGFSNLPILSNGAPKLPRATNSTTTNSITNLEMTSNSRQSPLFVDNSSVLYSDQNNTNPYTQARPQNNPYAVNRPQIKPHAQSRGYDNPYYQYDSESDFC; encoded by the exons ATGGCTCAAAAATTCATACGCCTGTCTATCTTTTGGATACTTGTAGCCCTTTTGG CGACTTCAACAAGAGCACAAAGCTCTGCCCTGCCAACAGCAGAGACAACTCTTCCATCAACAGAGTACCCGACTACTTCACCAAATCCTACTGCAACAACAGAGGACCACGTTACTTCACCAAATCCTACTGCAACAACAGAGGACCACGCTACTTCACCAAATCCTACTGCAACAACAGAGGACCACGCTACTTCACCAAATCCTACTGCAACAACAGAGGACCACGCTACTTCACCAAATCCTACTGAAACAACAGAGGACCACGCTACTTCACCAAATCCTACTGCAACAACAGAGGACCACGCTACTTCACCAAATCCTACTGCAACAACAGAAGACCACGCTACTTCACCAAATCCTACTGCAACAACAGAAAACCAGGCTACTTCACCAAATCCTACTGCAACAACAGAAAACCAGGCTACTTCACCAAATCCTACTGCAACAACAGAGGACCACGCTACTTCACCAAATCCTACTGCAACAACAGAGGACCACGCTACTTCACCAAATCCTACTGCAACAACAGAAGACCAGGCTACTTCACCAAATCCTACTGCAACAACAGAAGACCACGCTACTTCACCAAATCCTactgaaacaacagaaaaccagCCTACTTCACCAAATCCTACTGCAACAACAATAGACCAGGCTACTTCACCAAATCCTACTGCAACAACAGAGGACCACGCTACTTCACCAAATCCTACTGCAACAACAGAGGACCAGGCTACTTCACCAAATCCTACTGCAACAACAGAGGACCACGCTACTTCACCAAATCCTACTGCAACAACAGAGGACCACGCTACTTCACCAAATCCTACTGCAACAACAGAAAACCAGGCTACTTCACCAAATCCTACTGCAACAACAGAAGACCAGGCTACTTCACCAAATCCTACTGCAACAACAGAAGACCACGCTACTTCACCAAATCCTACTGCAACAACAATAGACCAGGCTACTTCACCAAATCCTACTGCAACAACAGAGGACCACGCTACTTCACCAAATCCTACTGCAACAACAGAGGACCACGCTACTTCACCAAATCCTACTGCAACAACAGAGGACCACGCTACTTCACCAAATCCTACTGCAACAACAGAGGACCACGCTACTTCACCAAATCCTACTGCAACAACAGAGGACCAGGCTACTTCACCAAATCCTACTGCAACAACAGAGGACCACGCTACTTCACCAAATCCTACTGCAACAACAGAAGACCAGGCTACTTCACCAAATCCTACTGCAACAACAGAGGACCACGCTACTTCACCAAATCCTACTGCAACAACAGAGGACCAGGCTACTTCACCAAATCCTACTGCAACAACAGAGGACCACGCTACTTCACCAAATCCTACTGCAACAACAGAGGACCACGCTACTTCACCAAATCCTACTGCAACAACAGAGGACCACGCTACTTCACCAAATCCTACTGCAACAACAGAAGACCACGCTACTTCACCAAATCCTACTGCAACAACAGAAGACCACGCTACTTCACCAAATCCTACTGCAACAACAGAGGACCACGCTACTTCACCAAATCCTACTGCAACAACAGAGGACCAGGCTAGTTCACCAAATCCTACTGCAACAACAGAGGACCAGGCTAGTTCACCAAATCCTACTGCAACAACAGAGGACCACGCTACTTCACCAAATCCTACTGCAACAACAGAGGACCAGGCTACTTCACCAAATCCTACTGCAACAACAGAAGACCAGGCTACTTCACCAAATCCTACTGCAACAACAGAGGACCAGGCTACTTCACCAAATCCTACTGCAACAACAGAGGACCACGCTACTTCACCAAATCCGACTGCAACAACAGAGGACCACGCTACTTCACCAAATCCTACTGCAACAACAGAGGACCACGCTACTTCACCAAATCCTACTGCAACAACAGAGGACCACGCTACTTCACCAAATCCTACTGCAACAACAGAGGACCAGGCTACTTCACAAAATCCTACTGCAACAACAGAGGACCACGCTACTTCACCAAATCCTACCGCAACAACAGAGGACCAGGCTACTTCACCAAATCCTACTGCAACAACAGAAGACCAGGCTACTTCACCAAATCCTACTGCAACAACAGAGGACCAGGCTACTTCTCCAAATCCTACTGCAACAACAGAGGACCACGCTACTTCACCAAATCCTACTGCAACAACAGAGGACCACGCTACTTCACCAAATCCTACTGCAACAACAGAGGACCACGCTACTTCACCAAATCCTACTGCAACAACAGAGGACCACGCTACTTCACCAAATCCTACTGCAACAACAGAGGACCAGGCTACTTCACCAAATCCTACTGCAACAACAGAGGACCAGGCTACTTCACCAAATCCTACTGCAACAACAGAGGACCACGCTACTTCACCAAATCCTACCGCAACAACAGAGGACCAGGCTACTTCACAAAATCCTACTGCAACAACAGAGGACCACGCTACTTCACCAAATCCTACTGCAACAACAGAGGACCACGCTACTTCACCAAATCCTACTGCAACAACAGAGGACCAGGCTACTTCACCAAATCCTACTGCAACAACAGAGGACCACGCTACTTCACCAAATCCTACTGCAACAACAATAGACCAGGCTACTTCACCAAATCCTACTGCAACAACAGAGGACCACGCTACTTCACCAAATCCTACTGCAACAACAGAGGACCAGACTAGTTCACCAAATCCTACTGCAACAACAGAAGACCAGGCTACTTCACCAAATCCTACTGCAACAACAGAGGACCACGCTACTTCACCAAATCCTACTGCAACAACAGAGGACCAGGCTACTTCACAAAATCCTACTGCAACAACAGAGGACCACGCTACTTCACCAAATCCTACCGCAACAACAGAGGACCAGGCTACTTCACAAAATCCTACTGCAACAACAGAGGACCACGCTACTTCACCAAATCCTACTGCAACAACAGAGGACCAGGCTACTTCACCAAATCCTACTGCAACAACAGAGGACCACGCTACTTCACCAAATCCTACTGCAACAACAGAGGACCAGGCTACTTCACCAAATCCTACCGCAACAACAGAGGACCATGCTACTTCACCAAATCCTACTGCAACAACAGAGGACCACGCTACTTCACCAAATCCTACTGCAACAACAGAGGACCAGGCTACTTCACCAAATCCTACTGCAACAACAGAGGACCACGCTACTTCACCAA ATCCTACTGCAACAACAGAGGACCACGCTACTTCACCAAATCCTACTGCAACAACAGAGGACCAGACTAGTTCACCAAATCCTACTGCAACAACAGAAGACCAGGCTACTTCACCAAATCCTACTGCAACAACAGAGGACCACGCTACTTCACCAAATCCTACTGCAACAACAGAGGACCAGACTAGTTCACCAAATCCTACTGCAACAACAGAGGACCAGACTACTTCACCAAATCCTACTGCAACAACAGAGGACCAGACTACTTCACCAAATCCTACTGCAACAACAGAGGACCAGACTACTTCACCAAATCCTACTGCAACAACAGAGGACCAGGCTACTTCACCAAATCCTACTGCAACAACAGAAGACCACGCTACTTCACCAAATCCTACTGCAGCAACAGAGTCCCATGCTACTTCAGTTAATCCATCTAGTTCAATAACAGCGGATTCAACTACTCTAGCAACAGCAGCCCCAACTACTCCTAAAACAACAGTTCCAAGTACTTCGGCCCCTCCAG GTCCCTGTGATTCAAATCCATGTGGTGTTGGAAGCAAATGTGAACCCCGTGCCGACCACACATTTGTATGTATGTGCCTGGCTGGTGATTTTTACAATAATATCACCCAGAGATGTGAAAATG ccAAAGTTTTCCCTGGACAACTTAAATTCTCTGATAAAACATATGAGGAAAGCATGAATGACTCCAaatcagacacatttaaaaaaactgcaGATGACATTATTGCGAAA CTGAAAATTGTCTATGGAGATGATCCCACTTACTCTGGATCTGTAGTGCTGAAACTCCT GCCAAGCACCACTCGTGTGTCAAGGGCAGCCCCAGGGATCATTGCAGTAGTACAGATCATCTTCAAAGCCAGTTCTCAAATAAAAGAAGATGACGTTATAAACGAATTAAACAACAATATTTGTGAGAACTGTGTGCTGAGTGGGGCATCCTTTGAGA GAACAGACCTGTGTGCTGAAAACCCTTGTGATGCAAAAACTTCACACTGCACATCACAGGATGGATCTTACAACTGTACCTGtttggaaaaacattttcaaacagacTTCAGCGACAGAATGTGCAGTG CTTGTCCCAGTGGGTCCAGATTTAAGGATAATACATGTGTGAA ATGTTCATTTGGTTATTCTGGTTTGGAGTGCAGTGAAA ACTGGCAGCTCATTCTGGTAATTGTGGGCTCTGTTCTTGGGGGACTGCTGCTCATAGTCTTCATTCTTCTACCAATAACTGCTACCAT ATCCTCAAAGAAAATCTCCAAAAACGGCAAAGATGGAGATATGAAAAACCCATACATGAACCAGGTTTTTAAAGGGTTCAGTAACCTGCCAATTCTTTCCAATGGCGCGCCCAAACTCCCACGAGCCAccaactccaccaccaccaacagCATAACCAACCTGGAGATGACTTCAAACAGTCGACAAAGCCCTTTGTTTGTGGATAACAGCTCG GTGTTATACAGTGACCAAAATAACACAAACCCATACACTCAGGCTCGACCTCAGAACAACCCCTACGCTGTGAATCGACCCCAGATCAAACCACACGCTCAGAGCCGAGGCTACGATAACCCTTACTACCAGTACGACAGTGAAAGCGACTTCTGTTAG